One segment of Perognathus longimembris pacificus isolate PPM17 chromosome 26, ASM2315922v1, whole genome shotgun sequence DNA contains the following:
- the Ccdc51 gene encoding mitochondrial potassium channel isoform X1: protein MMPAAPSPRPRPETGSGAPRGSARSRRARGLAPAPEVALPPEGGASRERPGGWAGAQGVRGRLRGKETPDPASSSWSGGAGPGAPDLLMMGCSPVFAMQQMASAPHTLARRSLLGRDLFLIRSLCSSGSSQPGEKRSEEVAALRLSHRLPALGKALGHSIQQKAASTAKTWWDRYEEFVGLNEVRDAQGNVTEAEKVFMVARGLVREAREALEVQQTKLKEVRARLDRVSREDSQYLELATLEHRMLQEEKRLRTAYLRAEDSEREKFSLFSAAVRESHEKERTRAERTKNWSLIGSVLGALIGVAGSTYVNRVRLQELKALLLEAQKGPVNLQEAIREQASSYSLQQKDLQDLMMDLRGLVHAGKGQGSGSPTGSPRRDGDTDVFSAAVKEQLSHSRQVQSCLEGLREQIDGLEKTCSQMAGVVQLVKATTHPGLGEPVDGALSSPLLEQGSVILALSNMEQKLEAQVNRNTFYSTALTCVTFLVTLPVFYMLFKAS from the exons ATGATGCCAGCCGCGCCTTCGCCCAGACCCCGACCCGAAACCGGAAGCGGGGCGCCCCGCGGCTCGGCTCGCTCGAGGCGGGCCCGCGGATTGGCTCCCGCGCCGGAAGTCGCCCTTCCACCAGAGGGAGGAGCTTCCCGGGAGAGGCCGGGAGGGTGGGCGGGCGCTCAGGGGGTCAGAGGTCGGCTCCGTGGGAAGGAGACGCCGGATCCGGCCTCCTCCAGCTGGAgcggcggcgcggggcccggAGCCCCAG atctccTGATGATGGGGTGCAGCCCCGTGTTTGCCATGCAGCAGATGGCGAGTGCGCCCCACACATTGGCACGGAGAAGCCTCCTGGGAAGGGATCTCTTTCTGATCCGGAGTCTCTGCAGCTCAGGCtccagccagcctggagagaagcGATCTGAAGAGGTGGCGGCCCTCCGCCTGTCTCACCGCCTGCCAGCACTCGGCAAGGCCCTGGGGCACAGCATTCAGCAGAAAGCAGCCTCCACTGCCAAGACGTGGTGGGACCGATATGAAGAGTTTGTTGGACTTAATGAGGTGCGAGACGCCCAGGGAAATGTGACCGAG GCAGAGAAAGTGTTCATGGTGGCCCGAGGCCTCGTCCGAGAGGCTCGGGAAGCTCTGGAAGTTCAGCAGACCAAGCTGAAAGAGGTGAGGGCCCGCTTGGACCGCGTCTCCAGGGAGGACAGCCAGTACCTGGAGCTCGCCACCCTGGAACACAGGATGCTGCAG GAAGAGAAGAGGCTGCGCACAGCCTACCTGCGTGCCGAGGACTCTGAGCGGGAGAAGTTCTCCCTCTTCTCAGCCGCCGTGCGGGAGAGTCACGAGAAGGAACGCACAAGGGCGGAGAGGACCAAGAACTGGTCCCTCATCGGGTCAGTCCTGGGAGCCCTAATTGGTGTGGCTGGTTCGACCTACGTGAACCGTGTCCGGCTGCAGGAACTGAAGGCCTTACTCCTAGAGGCCCAGAAAGGCCCCGTGAACCTACAGGAGGCCATCCGTGAACAAGCATCTAGCTACTCCCTCCAGCAAAAGGATCTCCAGGACCTCATGATGGACCTGAGGGGCCTGGTGCATGCTGGGAAGGGCCAGGGTTCGGGGTCACCAACGGGCAGCCCCAGGAGAGACGGAGACACAGATGTCTTTTCAGCCGCCGTGAAAGAACAGCTCAGTCACTCCCGGCAGGTCCAATCCTGTCTTGAGGGTTTACGAGAACAGATTGATGGCCTGGAAAAGACTTGTAGCCAAATGGCTGGGGTGGTGCAACTTGTTAAGGCTACTACACACCCAGGCCTGGGGGAGCCAGTAGATGGGGCTCTGTCCAGCCCTTTGCTTGAGCAAGGGAGCGTGATTCTGGCCTTGTCTAACATGGAGCAGAAGCTAGAGGCCCAGGTTAACAGGAATACCTTCTACAGCACTGCCCTCACCTGCGTGACGTTTTTGGTCACACTCCCTGTGTTCTACatgctgttcaaggctagctag
- the Ccdc51 gene encoding mitochondrial potassium channel isoform X2 yields MMGCSPVFAMQQMASAPHTLARRSLLGRDLFLIRSLCSSGSSQPGEKRSEEVAALRLSHRLPALGKALGHSIQQKAASTAKTWWDRYEEFVGLNEVRDAQGNVTEAEKVFMVARGLVREAREALEVQQTKLKEVRARLDRVSREDSQYLELATLEHRMLQEEKRLRTAYLRAEDSEREKFSLFSAAVRESHEKERTRAERTKNWSLIGSVLGALIGVAGSTYVNRVRLQELKALLLEAQKGPVNLQEAIREQASSYSLQQKDLQDLMMDLRGLVHAGKGQGSGSPTGSPRRDGDTDVFSAAVKEQLSHSRQVQSCLEGLREQIDGLEKTCSQMAGVVQLVKATTHPGLGEPVDGALSSPLLEQGSVILALSNMEQKLEAQVNRNTFYSTALTCVTFLVTLPVFYMLFKAS; encoded by the exons ATGATGGGGTGCAGCCCCGTGTTTGCCATGCAGCAGATGGCGAGTGCGCCCCACACATTGGCACGGAGAAGCCTCCTGGGAAGGGATCTCTTTCTGATCCGGAGTCTCTGCAGCTCAGGCtccagccagcctggagagaagcGATCTGAAGAGGTGGCGGCCCTCCGCCTGTCTCACCGCCTGCCAGCACTCGGCAAGGCCCTGGGGCACAGCATTCAGCAGAAAGCAGCCTCCACTGCCAAGACGTGGTGGGACCGATATGAAGAGTTTGTTGGACTTAATGAGGTGCGAGACGCCCAGGGAAATGTGACCGAG GCAGAGAAAGTGTTCATGGTGGCCCGAGGCCTCGTCCGAGAGGCTCGGGAAGCTCTGGAAGTTCAGCAGACCAAGCTGAAAGAGGTGAGGGCCCGCTTGGACCGCGTCTCCAGGGAGGACAGCCAGTACCTGGAGCTCGCCACCCTGGAACACAGGATGCTGCAG GAAGAGAAGAGGCTGCGCACAGCCTACCTGCGTGCCGAGGACTCTGAGCGGGAGAAGTTCTCCCTCTTCTCAGCCGCCGTGCGGGAGAGTCACGAGAAGGAACGCACAAGGGCGGAGAGGACCAAGAACTGGTCCCTCATCGGGTCAGTCCTGGGAGCCCTAATTGGTGTGGCTGGTTCGACCTACGTGAACCGTGTCCGGCTGCAGGAACTGAAGGCCTTACTCCTAGAGGCCCAGAAAGGCCCCGTGAACCTACAGGAGGCCATCCGTGAACAAGCATCTAGCTACTCCCTCCAGCAAAAGGATCTCCAGGACCTCATGATGGACCTGAGGGGCCTGGTGCATGCTGGGAAGGGCCAGGGTTCGGGGTCACCAACGGGCAGCCCCAGGAGAGACGGAGACACAGATGTCTTTTCAGCCGCCGTGAAAGAACAGCTCAGTCACTCCCGGCAGGTCCAATCCTGTCTTGAGGGTTTACGAGAACAGATTGATGGCCTGGAAAAGACTTGTAGCCAAATGGCTGGGGTGGTGCAACTTGTTAAGGCTACTACACACCCAGGCCTGGGGGAGCCAGTAGATGGGGCTCTGTCCAGCCCTTTGCTTGAGCAAGGGAGCGTGATTCTGGCCTTGTCTAACATGGAGCAGAAGCTAGAGGCCCAGGTTAACAGGAATACCTTCTACAGCACTGCCCTCACCTGCGTGACGTTTTTGGTCACACTCCCTGTGTTCTACatgctgttcaaggctagctag